In Thermoplasmata archaeon, a genomic segment contains:
- a CDS encoding transcription initiation factor IIB, whose translation MREVEVTTQCPECRGDHLVRDYERAEIVCEDCGLVLDDMIIDEGPEWRAFDSEQRESRERAGPPSTIMAHDKGLSTSIGWRNKDAYGRQIPHKSRAQIYRLRKWQHRIRTSKSGERSLAQGLTEINTMASKMGLPRHVRESAAVLYRKASTKNLVRGRSIDEVVAATLYASCRQCGVPRTLDEIAGKSSVDRKSIGRTYRTLVRELGLKLLPQSPRDYIARFCNRLDLDMEVQRKAKEILDKVEKDELASGVAPSGVAAATIYISAILCSKPCTQKEVAEVAGVTEVTIRNRYKRISVAIGMNK comes from the coding sequence GTGCGAGAGGTAGAGGTTACGACCCAGTGCCCTGAATGCCGGGGCGACCATCTGGTGCGGGACTACGAGCGCGCGGAGATCGTGTGCGAGGACTGCGGTCTCGTCCTCGACGACATGATCATCGATGAAGGCCCGGAGTGGCGGGCGTTCGACTCCGAGCAGCGGGAGTCCCGTGAACGGGCCGGGCCTCCGAGCACGATCATGGCCCACGACAAGGGCCTGTCCACGTCCATCGGGTGGAGGAACAAGGACGCCTACGGACGCCAGATCCCCCACAAGAGCCGCGCCCAGATCTATCGCTTGCGGAAGTGGCAGCACCGCATCCGGACGTCGAAGAGCGGTGAGCGCTCCCTCGCGCAGGGGCTGACCGAGATCAACACGATGGCCTCGAAGATGGGGCTCCCGAGACACGTCCGCGAGTCGGCCGCGGTCCTCTACCGCAAGGCGAGCACGAAGAACCTGGTGCGGGGACGGTCCATTGACGAGGTCGTGGCCGCGACCCTGTACGCCTCCTGCCGGCAGTGCGGTGTGCCGCGGACCCTGGATGAGATTGCGGGCAAGTCGAGCGTGGATCGCAAGTCCATCGGCCGCACGTACCGTACGCTCGTGCGCGAGCTGGGCCTGAAGCTCCTTCCGCAGAGCCCGCGGGACTACATCGCGCGCTTCTGCAATCGACTCGACCTGGACATGGAGGTCCAGCGGAAGGCGAAGGAGATCCTCGACAAGGTGGAGAAGGACGAGCTCGCCTCCGGCGTGGCGCCGAGCGGTGTCGCCGCCGCGACGATCTACATCTCCGCGATCCTCTGCAGCAAGCCGTGCACGCAGAAGGAGGTCGCCGAGGTCGCCGGAGTGACCGAGGTCACAATCCGCAACCGGTACAAGCGCATCTCGGTCGCCATCGGAATGAACAAGTGA